From the Exiguobacterium marinum DSM 16307 genome, the window ATGGGAAACGAATTGAACTGATTTCAGAACGCGATCCGTCATGTTTGCCTTGGGCGGACCTTGAAATCGATATCGTGGTTGAAGCGACAGGGAAGTTCAACTCTGATGTCGGAGCTAGACTTCATCTGGACGCAGGGGCAAAAAAAGTGATTTTGACTGCGCCGGGTAAAGGAGATTTGCGTACGATCGTGATGGGGGTCAATGATCGTGATTATCGTCCTGAAGAAGACCATATTATTTCAAACGCATCGTGTACGACGAACTGTCTCGGACCGGTCGTGAAAGTCTTGCATTCGACGTTCGGTATTGAGACGGGACTAATCACGACCGTACACGCCTATACGAATGACCAAAACAATATTGATAACCCGCATAAAGACTTACGGCGGGCGCGTGCTTGTGGTAATTCGATTATCCCGACATCGACGGGAGCGGCGAAAGCGATTGGGCTCGTATTGCCCGAACTTCAAGGGAAATTGAACGGAATGGCGCTCCGTGTTCCGACACCTAACGTGTCACTCGTCGACTTAGTCGTGGAACTCCACCGAGATGTAACAATCGATGAAGTCAATAAAGCGTTCGAACGGGCATCGTTCGGAGAAATGACAGGCATTTTAGGCATTTCCCAAGAACCGCTCGTGTCGATTGATTTTAACGGGGACGATCGTTCTTCGATTATCGATATGGGTTCGACAATGGTCCTCGGAGGAAACCATGTTAAAGTGCTCGCTTGGTATGATAATGAGTGGGGGTATTCATGCCGTGTCGTGGACTTATTAGACATGGTGGCTAGCTATCTACAAATTGGACAACGAGAAACACACGTATAAAAAATATTACGAAGAAAAAAATATTTCTGATTTTTTTAATCAAATGTCTTGTAACGATGTCCTAAACACGTTACACTCAGTTTCGTGAACTTCAATTGGTCTGACAAACGCAACTTAAAGGGTTAGGACCTCTTAGGACTAACTTTCCCCCGTGGTTGTGGGCGATTCAGGCACAAAGTGAGTGATCATCAACTACTTTGAGACCATTGATGTAAAGGGGGATCCACTAATATGGATACTATGGGACGTCACATTATTACAGAACTTTGGGAGTGCAATCCCGACAAATTAAATGATATCGACTACATCGAGCGTTTGTTCGTCGATGCTGCTCTTCGTTCGGGCGCTGAAGTCCGCGAAGTCGCATTCCACAAATTTGCGCCGCACGGCGTGAGTGGAGTCGTCATCATTTCAGAATCACACTTAACGATTCACAGTTTCCCTGAACATGGGTACGCGTCAGTTGACGTGTTCACATGTGGAGATCGAATCGATCCGGCTACGGCATCGCAGTATATCGCCGAAGGCTTGGATGCAAAAGTACGTGAAGATGTTAAACTTGAACGTGGAATGGGACCAATTCGTGTTCCTGAAGCACAAGTTGCATTAACTAAATAATTCTGAAGAACCTTTTGAGGCTGGCCGTTTAACGGTCAGCCCTTTTAAATGTTTTGTTGTCGCCTTAATTTTGATATGCTTAACGTATATAACTCAAGCGTTGAGGTGAATTATGGGACTGTTAGATAAGTTACAAACACATATTGAAACGAAAGACACTCATAAAAACGAGTCA encodes:
- the speD gene encoding adenosylmethionine decarboxylase, with protein sequence MDTMGRHIITELWECNPDKLNDIDYIERLFVDAALRSGAEVREVAFHKFAPHGVSGVVIISESHLTIHSFPEHGYASVDVFTCGDRIDPATASQYIAEGLDAKVREDVKLERGMGPIRVPEAQVALTK
- a CDS encoding glyceraldehyde-3-phosphate dehydrogenase; the encoded protein is MGTKVAINGFGRIGRMVFRKLMIEGRHEVVAINASYPAETLAHLIKHDSIHGPFELTVRAHGDTLEVDGKRIELISERDPSCLPWADLEIDIVVEATGKFNSDVGARLHLDAGAKKVILTAPGKGDLRTIVMGVNDRDYRPEEDHIISNASCTTNCLGPVVKVLHSTFGIETGLITTVHAYTNDQNNIDNPHKDLRRARACGNSIIPTSTGAAKAIGLVLPELQGKLNGMALRVPTPNVSLVDLVVELHRDVTIDEVNKAFERASFGEMTGILGISQEPLVSIDFNGDDRSSIIDMGSTMVLGGNHVKVLAWYDNEWGYSCRVVDLLDMVASYLQIGQRETHV